Proteins encoded in a region of the Pseudomonas syringae KCTC 12500 genome:
- a CDS encoding YbfB/YjiJ family MFS transporter, translated as MHNQALPARNNQNQNLLWSAVAAAMVMAIGMGFGRFAYTGVYPVMVHEGIVSLHDGTLAASANYAGYLLGALLAARLSSGHSRRWIVVSILASVACLIALAYTALPWLIISIRGVAGLFSALSMIAASQWLLQHKGHHEGAPILFSGVGIGIFLSAEILAIAQGVGLNSFSLWLTLGASSAVLSGIAIKKLDKRSTHLIAPSASEAPGRHMVLGAWPLIAAYGLAGFGYIITATYLPMLVKSAFGDMNPVHIWAIFGLGAAPSCYLWHTLHLRFGTHVALRANLLLQAFGVILPVISPTVVGYVGSAIIVGGTFMGTVTIAMPAAKRVSHTIKHNLIAVMTAAYGIGQIIGPLLASYLFAYSGSFNTSLIAAGVGLLLSTLLTVRLPSPLQTGR; from the coding sequence ATGCATAACCAGGCGTTACCTGCACGAAATAATCAAAACCAGAACTTGCTATGGTCTGCGGTCGCTGCGGCCATGGTAATGGCCATTGGCATGGGCTTTGGACGTTTTGCTTATACCGGCGTCTATCCTGTGATGGTTCACGAGGGCATAGTGAGCCTGCATGACGGCACTTTGGCTGCATCAGCCAATTATGCCGGATACTTGTTAGGCGCTTTACTGGCTGCGCGCTTATCAAGCGGTCATTCACGCAGGTGGATAGTGGTCTCTATCCTCGCCAGCGTGGCGTGCCTGATTGCGCTGGCCTATACCGCACTGCCTTGGCTAATTATCAGCATTCGAGGCGTGGCAGGGCTCTTCAGTGCGCTGTCCATGATCGCCGCATCGCAGTGGTTGTTGCAGCACAAGGGGCATCATGAGGGAGCCCCCATACTCTTTTCAGGAGTGGGCATAGGAATCTTCTTGTCAGCAGAAATTTTGGCCATTGCTCAAGGCGTCGGACTTAACAGTTTTAGTCTGTGGCTTACGCTGGGCGCGAGCAGCGCCGTACTAAGCGGCATTGCCATAAAGAAACTGGATAAGCGCTCCACCCATTTAATAGCCCCATCAGCCAGTGAGGCTCCTGGGCGTCATATGGTGTTAGGCGCGTGGCCTTTAATTGCGGCCTATGGGTTGGCGGGTTTTGGCTACATTATTACGGCGACGTACCTTCCGATGCTGGTGAAAAGCGCCTTTGGAGATATGAACCCCGTTCACATCTGGGCTATTTTCGGTCTTGGAGCCGCGCCCTCCTGCTACCTCTGGCACACACTTCACCTGAGATTTGGTACTCACGTTGCGCTCCGTGCAAACCTTCTGCTTCAAGCGTTCGGCGTCATTCTGCCAGTTATATCACCTACCGTGGTGGGATACGTGGGCAGCGCGATAATTGTCGGCGGAACATTCATGGGCACCGTAACCATAGCCATGCCCGCCGCAAAACGCGTTTCACACACTATTAAGCACAACCTTATCGCTGTCATGACTGCAGCCTATGGCATAGGTCAAATCATTGGGCCGTTATTAGCGAGCTACCTGTTCGCATACAGCGGCTCGTTTAACACCTCGCTGATCGCCGCAGGCGTTGGCCTGCTGCTCTCGACACTGCTGACCGTTCGACTTCCTTCACCACTCCAGACAGGCAGGTAG
- the hmpA gene encoding NO-inducible flavohemoprotein: protein MLTSVQRDIIKATVPLLETGGEALITYFYQLMLDTHPEVRPLFNEAHQANGAQPRALANGVLMYARNIDRLENLGGLASQIINKHVALQILPEHYPIVGSCLLQAIREVLGAEIATDEVIAAWAAAYQQLADILIAGEQSAYDAIAAAPGGWRGARPFTVLRKVAESAEITSFYLAPTDHQPVIRHKAGQYIGVRLMIDGKEVRRNYSLSEQANGVRYRISVKRELGGLASTYLHDYVEEGSTLDVFPPSGDFTLNDHIKPLILISGGVGITPTLAMAEQALESGERPLTFIHYARNGQVHAFSDLLRDWQQRYPLFRAHVVYAERADHEVYTPDAIGFPLITHLEQWLPADRDVDVYFLGPKPFMAFMKRALKDLGVPEKQARYEFFGPAQALA, encoded by the coding sequence ATGCTGACCTCAGTCCAGCGCGACATCATCAAAGCAACTGTGCCTCTGCTTGAAACAGGAGGGGAAGCGCTGATCACTTATTTTTATCAACTCATGCTCGATACGCACCCTGAGGTGCGTCCGTTGTTCAATGAGGCGCATCAAGCTAACGGGGCGCAGCCCCGTGCGCTTGCCAATGGCGTGCTGATGTATGCCAGGAACATCGACAGGCTCGAAAATCTGGGAGGGCTGGCGAGCCAGATAATCAACAAGCATGTGGCGCTGCAGATCCTTCCCGAGCATTACCCTATTGTCGGCTCCTGCCTTTTGCAGGCTATCCGCGAGGTGCTGGGCGCAGAAATCGCGACAGATGAAGTCATCGCAGCGTGGGCCGCAGCCTATCAACAGCTTGCAGATATCCTCATCGCCGGTGAGCAGAGTGCCTATGACGCCATTGCTGCAGCACCGGGCGGATGGCGGGGTGCCCGCCCATTCACAGTTCTGAGAAAGGTGGCCGAAAGCGCTGAAATTACGTCATTTTATCTTGCGCCCACTGATCATCAGCCCGTTATCCGGCATAAAGCCGGCCAGTACATCGGCGTACGGCTCATGATCGATGGTAAGGAAGTGCGGCGTAACTACTCTTTGAGTGAGCAGGCTAACGGTGTTCGATATCGAATCAGCGTCAAGCGTGAGCTGGGGGGACTCGCGTCTACTTATCTGCATGATTATGTGGAAGAGGGAAGCACCCTCGATGTGTTTCCTCCCTCCGGGGATTTCACGCTTAACGACCATATCAAGCCACTGATACTTATCAGCGGCGGCGTCGGTATCACGCCAACGTTGGCAATGGCCGAGCAAGCGCTGGAGTCCGGGGAGCGACCATTAACCTTCATTCACTACGCACGTAATGGTCAGGTGCATGCGTTCTCAGACCTCCTGCGAGACTGGCAACAACGCTATCCGCTGTTCAGGGCTCATGTCGTTTATGCAGAGCGGGCCGATCATGAAGTCTACACGCCAGACGCCATTGGCTTTCCCTTAATCACTCACCTTGAACAATGGCTGCCGGCCGACCGCGATGTCGACGTTTATTTCCTGGGACCCAAACCATTCATGGCATTCATGAAACGGGCCTTAAAGGATCTGGGAGTACCAGAGAAGCAGGCCCGGTATGAGTTTTTCGGTCCCGCGCAAGCCTTGGCGTGA
- the tadA gene encoding tRNA adenosine(34) deaminase TadA, producing the protein MRQPQIIDRSNDQYFMREALALAAQGALLGEVPVGAVVVQNGEIIGRGYNCPISGSDPSAHAEMVAIRDAAKALDNYRLPGSTLYVTLEPCSMCAGLIVHSRVARVVYGALEPKAGIVQSQGQFFSQAFLNHRVLFEGGVLGEECGTMLSEFFRMRRAAKDAGKGQGNV; encoded by the coding sequence ATGCGGCAACCGCAGATCATCGACCGCAGCAATGATCAGTACTTCATGCGCGAGGCGCTGGCGCTCGCCGCGCAAGGCGCGCTGTTGGGTGAAGTGCCAGTCGGGGCAGTGGTGGTGCAGAACGGCGAGATCATCGGTCGTGGTTACAACTGCCCGATCAGCGGTAGCGACCCCAGCGCGCATGCCGAAATGGTCGCGATTCGTGACGCCGCCAAGGCGCTGGACAATTATCGCCTGCCAGGCAGCACGCTCTATGTGACGCTGGAGCCGTGCAGCATGTGTGCGGGGCTGATCGTGCACTCACGGGTGGCGCGTGTGGTCTACGGAGCGCTCGAACCCAAGGCGGGCATCGTGCAGAGCCAAGGGCAGTTTTTCAGTCAGGCATTTCTCAATCACCGCGTGCTGTTCGAAGGCGGCGTGCTGGGCGAGGAGTGCGGGACGATGTTGAGCGAGTTTTTCAGGATGCGACGGGCAGCCAAGGACGCTGGCAAAGGCCAAGGCAACGTTTAG
- a CDS encoding tautomerase family protein has product MPLLKIDVIEGRSDQEIETLLDAIHDAMVNAFQVPERDRYQVLNEHKRDRLIIQDTGLGFTRSDKVVVITAISRPRPAEMKKRFYALIAEGLERNCGIAAEDVMVSIVINSDEDWSFGLGRAQFLTGEL; this is encoded by the coding sequence ATGCCATTGCTGAAAATTGATGTAATAGAGGGCCGTTCGGATCAGGAAATCGAGACGTTGCTGGATGCGATCCACGACGCGATGGTGAACGCATTCCAGGTTCCTGAACGTGACCGATACCAGGTGTTGAATGAACACAAAAGAGATCGACTGATCATTCAGGATACGGGGCTTGGATTTACGCGGTCCGACAAAGTCGTTGTCATCACCGCCATTAGCAGGCCGCGTCCAGCAGAGATGAAAAAGCGGTTTTATGCCCTGATAGCAGAAGGATTGGAGCGCAACTGTGGCATCGCAGCAGAGGACGTCATGGTTTCGATAGTGATCAACAGTGACGAAGACTGGAGTTTCGGTCTGGGGCGCGCTCAATTTCTAACAGGTGAGCTATAA
- a CDS encoding multicopper oxidase family protein produces MSFTRRQILTGIAGLAVVGLGAGGASRYWMGRRESEAGSDFVLIAAPLDVELVAGHKTPAWAFGGSAPGTELRVRQGEWLRLRFINQLPVETTIHWHGIRLPLEMDGVPYVSQLPVKPGEYFDYKFRVPDAGSYWYHPHVSSSEELGRGLVGPLIVEEREPTGFAHERTVSLKSWHVDEVGVFTEFSVLREAAREGTAGRLSTLNGIAQAVIELPAGQITRVRLLNLDNTVTYRLNLPDAEAQIYALDGNPVKPRPFGDEYWLGPGMRICLAIKAPPAGEEISLRNGPVRLGTFRSVANNDAPGQWPPELPANPVAEPDMENAEKINFNFEWVGSMSVNTDNGKPPSLWQINGEAWDITDKTCADRPIARLKLGKSYIFELKNMTQYQHPIHLHGMSFKVIASNRRKIIPYFTDTFLLGRNERARVALVADNPGVWMFHCHVIDHMETGLMAAIEVA; encoded by the coding sequence ATGTCCTTTACCCGTCGTCAAATCCTTACAGGCATCGCCGGTCTGGCCGTAGTCGGCCTAGGCGCGGGTGGTGCTTCGCGTTACTGGATGGGGCGTCGCGAGTCTGAAGCGGGCTCTGACTTCGTTCTGATCGCCGCTCCGCTGGATGTGGAACTGGTGGCGGGCCACAAGACGCCTGCCTGGGCCTTCGGCGGTTCTGCGCCGGGCACGGAGTTGCGCGTGCGGCAGGGTGAGTGGCTGCGCTTGCGTTTCATCAATCAGTTGCCGGTCGAGACGACCATTCACTGGCACGGCATCCGCTTGCCGCTGGAGATGGACGGCGTGCCGTATGTGTCGCAGTTGCCGGTCAAGCCGGGTGAATACTTCGATTACAAATTCCGTGTGCCGGACGCCGGTAGCTACTGGTATCACCCGCACGTCAGCAGCAGTGAAGAGCTGGGCCGCGGTCTGGTCGGGCCGCTGATTGTCGAAGAACGCGAGCCGACCGGTTTTGCCCATGAGCGCACGGTCAGTCTGAAAAGCTGGCATGTGGACGAAGTGGGTGTGTTCACCGAGTTCAGTGTGCTGCGTGAAGCGGCACGTGAGGGCACGGCGGGGCGGCTTTCAACGTTGAACGGCATTGCGCAGGCGGTAATTGAGCTGCCTGCCGGGCAGATCACTCGCGTGCGCTTGCTCAATCTCGACAATACCGTGACCTATAGACTCAATCTGCCGGACGCCGAGGCGCAGATCTATGCGCTGGATGGCAATCCGGTGAAGCCGCGTCCCTTCGGCGACGAATACTGGCTGGGGCCGGGCATGCGCATCTGTCTGGCAATCAAGGCCCCGCCGGCGGGCGAGGAGATCTCGCTGCGTAACGGCCCAGTGCGCTTGGGTACGTTCCGCTCGGTCGCCAATAACGACGCGCCTGGCCAGTGGCCGCCCGAGCTGCCGGCCAATCCGGTGGCCGAGCCTGACATGGAAAACGCCGAGAAGATCAATTTCAACTTCGAGTGGGTGGGCTCGATGTCGGTCAACACCGACAATGGCAAGCCGCCGAGCCTGTGGCAGATCAATGGCGAAGCGTGGGACATTACCGACAAGACCTGCGCCGATCGGCCTATCGCCAGGTTGAAGCTGGGCAAGAGCTATATCTTCGAACTGAAGAACATGACTCAGTATCAGCACCCGATTCATTTGCACGGTATGAGTTTCAAGGTGATCGCCTCCAATCGGCGCAAGATCATCCCGTACTTTACCGACACCTTCTTGCTGGGGCGTAACGAGCGGGCGCGAGTGGCGCTGGTGGCGGATAACCCCGGTGTATGGATGTTCCATTGCCACGTGATCGATCACATGGAAACCGGCCTGATGGCCGCCATCGAGGTGGCATGA
- the norR gene encoding nitric oxide reductase transcriptional regulator NorR, giving the protein MKKDVISTHQLKALHALLPLLGDLAVELPAEHRYYRVLDALRELVPSDAVALLRLEQGELIPVAAHGLAGDAMARRYRVANHPRLKAIIEAQGAVLFPPNCDLPDPYDGLIGSSALPVHDCMGCSLRINDKTWGVLTLDALTVGQFSEQDLQTVETFAMFAAATVVAASRFDDLLRTVAGERKRAEAYRLSARRPKPEMIGNSDNFRQLLSEIDLVASSDLTVLITGETGVGKELVAQRLHDLSARADKPFITVNCAALPEHLIESELFGHVKGAFSGAIENRLGKFEVASTGTLFLDEIGELPLAAQATLLRVLQGGQLQRVGSDKLHVVDIRLIAATNRDLIEEVRAGRFRADLYHRLSVYPLRVPSLKERRDDIMLLAGAFAEENRWRVGVPSLRFSDSARQALVGYSWPGNIRELEHLMARAALKAKKRAASLKRQSVLSLELQDLDLLESPSERVAEKSGSILAQQLPSHDFKSSVDGYKKAILEEALRLSEGNVSAAARGLNLDRANLTRLAGRLGVSILREK; this is encoded by the coding sequence GTGAAAAAAGATGTCATTTCGACTCATCAATTGAAGGCGTTGCATGCCCTTCTTCCGCTCTTGGGGGATTTAGCAGTAGAGCTGCCTGCCGAGCATCGTTACTACCGTGTTCTGGACGCGTTACGAGAGCTGGTCCCCTCGGATGCTGTGGCATTACTGCGCTTGGAGCAGGGCGAACTTATTCCTGTTGCCGCGCATGGTTTGGCCGGTGACGCAATGGCCCGACGCTACCGTGTCGCAAACCATCCTCGACTGAAGGCAATCATTGAAGCGCAGGGGGCCGTTCTGTTTCCACCGAACTGTGATCTTCCAGACCCCTATGACGGACTGATCGGTTCAAGCGCCTTGCCCGTGCACGACTGCATGGGCTGCTCGTTGCGGATCAATGACAAAACCTGGGGGGTTCTGACCCTGGACGCCCTGACCGTGGGGCAGTTCTCCGAGCAGGATCTTCAAACCGTCGAGACCTTTGCCATGTTCGCCGCGGCGACCGTCGTAGCGGCATCCCGATTTGATGATCTATTGCGCACCGTTGCCGGAGAACGGAAACGAGCAGAAGCCTATCGACTCTCTGCACGCAGGCCCAAGCCTGAAATGATTGGGAACAGCGACAATTTCAGGCAACTCCTCTCTGAAATCGATCTGGTCGCTTCAAGCGACCTCACGGTTTTGATTACCGGCGAAACCGGAGTAGGTAAGGAACTGGTTGCCCAGCGGCTGCACGATCTCTCGGCGCGAGCGGACAAACCGTTCATAACGGTCAATTGCGCCGCCCTTCCTGAGCACCTGATTGAAAGCGAGCTTTTCGGACACGTCAAAGGCGCCTTTTCGGGAGCCATCGAAAATCGGCTGGGTAAATTTGAAGTGGCCAGCACTGGCACACTATTTCTGGATGAGATCGGCGAGCTGCCGTTGGCCGCACAAGCCACCCTGCTTAGAGTACTTCAGGGCGGCCAGCTTCAGCGGGTCGGTTCCGACAAGCTCCATGTCGTCGATATTCGTTTGATTGCCGCCACCAACCGAGACCTGATTGAGGAAGTGCGTGCGGGTCGCTTTCGAGCAGACTTGTATCACCGACTAAGCGTCTACCCATTACGCGTCCCCTCTTTGAAAGAACGTCGGGACGACATCATGTTGCTGGCCGGAGCTTTCGCGGAAGAAAACCGCTGGAGGGTCGGCGTACCTTCGTTGCGATTTTCCGACTCCGCCCGCCAGGCATTAGTCGGCTACTCGTGGCCAGGGAATATTCGGGAGCTGGAACACCTGATGGCAAGGGCGGCGCTGAAGGCAAAAAAAAGAGCGGCGTCTTTGAAAAGGCAGAGTGTCTTGTCGCTGGAATTGCAGGACCTTGACCTCCTGGAATCGCCCTCCGAGAGGGTTGCGGAAAAGTCAGGCTCTATCCTTGCACAGCAGCTCCCGTCTCACGATTTCAAATCATCTGTCGACGGATACAAGAAAGCGATATTGGAAGAGGCTCTCAGGCTTTCAGAAGGCAATGTTTCTGCTGCAGCTAGAGGTCTTAATCTGGATCGCGCGAACCTGACTCGGCTCGCAGGTAGGCTGGGGGTGAGCATATTGCGTGAAAAGTAA
- a CDS encoding NAD(P)H-dependent flavin oxidoreductase, with the protein MNTTNFWSSIGVRLPIIQAPMVGVSTPVLAAEVSNAGALGSIGLGASTPDQARALIKQTRELTDQPFNVNMFCHRPARFSHTQNDAWLAYTAKWFSEFDAAPPQEIREIYKSFLSDRVMLEVLLAERPAVVSFHFGTPDSAWVAELREAGIVTLGCATTLKEAQMLQKAGVDAIVAQGYEAGGHRGVFDDAPNQDHELGLFPLTRMLTTHIRLPVIAAGGIMDGASINAALALGAAGVQMGTAFILCPESSATPEHRAALISARAHETRVTSYVSGRPARGLANRLYLESTGQQIPVPAEYPLAYDVTKALHAAAVLKGCHDFAAQWAGQGAPLARALPAAELIKTLVEEMRSASKSTTFL; encoded by the coding sequence ATGAACACCACTAATTTCTGGTCCAGCATAGGGGTTCGGCTACCCATTATTCAGGCGCCGATGGTTGGCGTTTCAACTCCAGTACTTGCTGCCGAGGTTAGTAACGCAGGAGCCCTGGGATCGATCGGCCTTGGCGCCAGCACCCCGGATCAGGCACGAGCCCTTATAAAACAGACGCGCGAACTGACTGACCAACCGTTCAACGTGAACATGTTCTGCCATAGACCTGCCCGTTTTAGCCATACGCAGAATGATGCCTGGCTGGCCTATACCGCAAAATGGTTCTCCGAATTCGATGCAGCGCCTCCTCAAGAAATACGCGAAATTTATAAAAGTTTTCTGAGTGACCGGGTGATGCTTGAAGTGCTGTTAGCCGAGCGGCCCGCCGTAGTCAGCTTCCACTTCGGCACACCCGACTCGGCCTGGGTAGCTGAGCTACGAGAGGCGGGCATTGTTACGCTGGGTTGTGCCACCACGCTTAAAGAAGCACAAATGCTTCAGAAGGCCGGCGTAGATGCCATTGTCGCGCAAGGCTATGAGGCAGGTGGGCACCGTGGCGTATTCGACGATGCGCCCAATCAGGACCACGAGCTTGGGTTGTTCCCATTGACCCGCATGCTGACAACGCACATACGCTTACCGGTGATCGCAGCCGGTGGGATCATGGACGGCGCAAGCATTAATGCAGCATTGGCACTAGGAGCCGCAGGGGTACAAATGGGAACCGCCTTTATCCTGTGTCCGGAGTCCTCAGCTACGCCCGAGCATCGCGCAGCGCTTATCTCCGCAAGAGCCCATGAAACTCGAGTAACCAGCTATGTATCCGGCCGTCCTGCCCGTGGCTTGGCGAATCGTTTGTACCTGGAAAGCACTGGACAGCAGATCCCTGTCCCAGCCGAATATCCCTTGGCTTATGATGTGACCAAAGCACTGCACGCCGCCGCTGTTCTAAAAGGCTGTCATGATTTTGCCGCTCAATGGGCCGGGCAAGGGGCGCCGCTCGCACGCGCACTCCCTGCAGCAGAATTGATCAAAACCCTGGTGGAAGAGATGCGTTCAGCGTCTAAATCCACAACCTTCCTGTAG
- a CDS encoding tetratricopeptide repeat protein codes for MFKRILSALSGKKSQASTDNAPAATTPPEAHDGELITVYDSYGREMKITRSEWREKVFLPNLKQQWGDADELYNLIVSGLNDGFATDLMPAAERLVEIDANPERSYVVNGIVLMHNALLDAAEATLREGLAKVGVSGIILTNLAKVFAERGDQSVAEATLWQAVEADPNQENGLLWWLSIQQERGGEAAYLDALRTVAALPGSWRAQLWMARHYLQQQNVAQARVLYEEVLAGGHFDRSALQMISGDLGNNGHIPLIIEIVGPAYDEHKHDSTAGLNLLRAYQELGRVDEGEALLTRLYALGFAPIKSHLDQFAHAFEDVRRQEDKGIPIDPASVTISTLALNKPVWHYGLRNADWLFAQKPEGAPEIGFFALSKIMEKAEPAESQREDDVGRYTRAIPLYMAESVHYWNDYVANCYVQVAEGAGPVVSGVEVDGNTLFDIVPPTTKYFVTGEVGCSGEGDQAQWRISLSLWNCATRTRQTVENGSAGKAELGALVLDLQQRLLAGIGLKREQPLDVFYQQPAAEVLPVYLTQLGQSFMLTLLANDHLPKSSMWGERAMLEWPLNMALQWPEMETAKLMYISGLGKAFGYKSETVAEHQQRSLQVLSELERANSPAWRLAPLVWKVFGMQAELEDYRVNLPPDTEPAYIEWLERVSQA; via the coding sequence ATGTTCAAACGCATTCTGTCCGCTCTCAGCGGCAAGAAATCTCAAGCTTCAACAGATAACGCGCCTGCTGCTACGACGCCGCCAGAAGCTCACGACGGCGAGTTGATCACCGTCTACGACAGTTACGGGCGCGAGATGAAGATCACTCGGAGCGAGTGGCGCGAGAAGGTGTTCCTGCCCAATCTGAAACAGCAGTGGGGTGATGCTGACGAGCTTTACAACCTCATTGTTTCGGGGCTCAACGATGGATTTGCGACTGACCTGATGCCTGCCGCCGAACGACTGGTCGAGATCGACGCTAATCCCGAGCGCAGTTATGTGGTGAACGGCATCGTGCTGATGCATAACGCCCTGCTCGATGCTGCAGAAGCCACGCTGCGCGAAGGGCTGGCTAAAGTCGGCGTGTCGGGAATCATTCTGACCAATCTGGCCAAGGTGTTTGCCGAGCGTGGTGATCAATCAGTTGCAGAGGCGACGCTTTGGCAGGCGGTTGAGGCCGATCCGAATCAGGAAAACGGCCTGTTATGGTGGCTGAGCATTCAGCAGGAACGGGGCGGTGAGGCCGCCTATCTCGATGCTCTACGCACTGTAGCGGCGTTGCCGGGCAGTTGGCGTGCGCAGTTGTGGATGGCGCGGCATTACCTGCAGCAGCAGAACGTCGCGCAGGCGCGTGTGTTGTATGAAGAGGTACTGGCGGGCGGTCATTTCGACCGCAGTGCCTTGCAGATGATATCGGGTGACTTGGGCAACAATGGCCACATTCCGCTGATCATCGAGATTGTCGGGCCTGCTTATGATGAGCACAAACATGATTCGACGGCAGGTCTCAACTTGCTGCGTGCCTATCAGGAACTGGGCAGGGTGGATGAAGGCGAGGCGTTGCTTACTCGCTTGTATGCACTCGGCTTTGCGCCTATCAAAAGTCATCTTGACCAGTTTGCGCATGCTTTCGAGGACGTGCGCAGGCAGGAAGACAAAGGCATTCCGATTGATCCTGCCAGCGTGACGATCAGTACCTTGGCGCTGAACAAGCCGGTCTGGCACTACGGTTTGCGCAATGCTGACTGGCTCTTCGCGCAAAAACCGGAAGGTGCGCCAGAAATCGGTTTCTTCGCCTTGTCCAAAATCATGGAGAAAGCAGAGCCTGCCGAATCGCAGCGCGAGGATGATGTGGGGCGCTATACGCGTGCCATTCCTCTTTACATGGCTGAGTCGGTTCACTACTGGAACGACTATGTAGCCAATTGTTATGTTCAGGTCGCGGAGGGTGCGGGGCCGGTTGTATCGGGGGTTGAGGTCGACGGCAACACACTGTTCGATATCGTCCCGCCAACGACGAAGTATTTCGTGACGGGCGAAGTGGGTTGTTCGGGTGAGGGCGATCAGGCCCAGTGGCGGATTTCACTGAGCCTATGGAATTGTGCGACCCGCACCCGGCAAACCGTTGAAAACGGTAGTGCAGGCAAGGCAGAACTTGGTGCGTTGGTACTTGATCTTCAACAGCGCTTGCTGGCCGGTATCGGACTCAAGCGTGAGCAGCCACTGGATGTGTTTTACCAGCAGCCTGCAGCCGAGGTCTTGCCGGTGTATCTGACCCAGTTGGGCCAATCATTCATGCTGACGTTGCTTGCGAACGACCATTTGCCCAAGTCGTCAATGTGGGGTGAGCGGGCCATGCTCGAATGGCCCCTGAATATGGCGCTCCAGTGGCCTGAGATGGAGACCGCAAAACTGATGTACATCTCAGGGCTGGGAAAGGCGTTCGGTTACAAGTCGGAGACAGTGGCCGAGCACCAGCAACGAAGCCTGCAAGTGCTGAGCGAACTGGAACGGGCAAACAGCCCGGCATGGCGCCTTGCACCGTTGGTATGGAAAGTGTTCGGCATGCAGGCAGAGCTGGAGGACTACCGCGTCAATCTTCCGCCTGATACAGAGCCGGCCTACATCGAATGGCTGGAGCGGGTGAGCCAGGCATAG